One genomic segment of Brevibacillus laterosporus LMG 15441 includes these proteins:
- the ispD gene encoding 2-C-methyl-D-erythritol 4-phosphate cytidylyltransferase: protein METSVVIVAAGKGKRMKVGKNKIWLHLQHKPIFQHTVEAFIQHPGISEVVLVINEQDYEDMDRWRKSMPYSVILAIGGAERQDSVRNGLEALSKSCTHVLIHDAARPFITAEQISGIITKLKDHQAVVVAVPVKDTIKIVGPDGIVQATPARESLWAVQTPQAFPLSLVKEAHQFALEQGKAGTDDAMLVEMLGYPVTIVDGSYENIKVTTPDDLWFGEEIMKRRLEERKRRK, encoded by the coding sequence GTGGAAACAAGCGTGGTGATTGTTGCCGCTGGAAAAGGGAAACGAATGAAAGTTGGTAAGAACAAGATATGGTTGCATTTACAGCATAAGCCGATTTTTCAGCATACGGTTGAAGCTTTCATTCAACATCCGGGAATTTCCGAGGTGGTTCTGGTGATAAATGAACAAGATTACGAGGATATGGATCGATGGCGAAAGAGCATGCCATATTCAGTGATCTTGGCTATAGGTGGTGCAGAGCGTCAAGATAGTGTGCGAAATGGACTTGAAGCTTTATCAAAGAGCTGTACGCATGTATTAATCCATGATGCAGCAAGACCTTTTATCACAGCTGAGCAAATTTCTGGAATCATAACCAAATTAAAAGATCATCAGGCAGTTGTTGTAGCGGTTCCTGTAAAGGATACGATTAAAATCGTAGGTCCAGATGGAATCGTGCAAGCAACCCCGGCACGCGAGAGCTTGTGGGCGGTTCAGACCCCACAAGCTTTTCCACTTTCACTCGTAAAAGAAGCGCACCAGTTTGCACTTGAACAGGGAAAAGCAGGAACAGATGATGCGATGCTCGTAGAAATGCTTGGATACCCAGTTACAATTGTTGATGGTAGCTATGAAAACATCAAGGTGACAACTCCTGATGATCTCTGGTTTGGGGAAGAGATTATGAAGAGGCGTTTGGAAGAGAGGAAGAGGAGAAAATGA
- the ispF gene encoding 2-C-methyl-D-erythritol 2,4-cyclodiphosphate synthase, which yields MRIGQGFDVHQLVEGRPCIIGGVTIPYEKGLLGHSDADVLLHTVSDALLGAIGEGDIGRHFPDTDPAFKDADSLELLIHVWNLVKERGYQLGNVDATIIAQAPKMAPYIPQMREVIAKALDADTAQVNIKATTTEKLGFTGRGEGIAAQAVCLLVNA from the coding sequence ATGAGGATCGGACAAGGTTTCGATGTACATCAACTAGTTGAAGGCAGGCCCTGCATCATTGGCGGTGTAACGATTCCATATGAAAAAGGCTTATTAGGACACTCAGATGCAGATGTACTATTACATACGGTTTCTGATGCACTTCTTGGCGCGATTGGAGAGGGGGACATTGGACGGCATTTCCCTGATACTGATCCAGCTTTTAAGGATGCCGATAGTTTAGAGCTACTCATCCATGTATGGAATTTGGTAAAAGAGCGAGGATATCAATTAGGAAATGTTGATGCTACGATCATCGCACAAGCGCCTAAAATGGCACCATATATTCCTCAGATGCGTGAAGTAATTGCTAAAGCGCTTGATGCGGATACTGCTCAGGTGAATATTAAAGCAACTACAACTGAAAAATTAGGCTTTACTGGACGTGGCGAGGGTATCGCTGCACAGGCTGTATGTTTGCTTGTCAATGCGTAA